AATCGCCTCGAGGCCGTCCTCCATGCGGGCGGCCAGCGCATCGCCGGCCTCGCCGCGTCCGACCAGCGCACCGACGACGCGGATCATCTGCAGGATCTCGCCGACACTGCGCTGGTTGAAGGTATAGACCGGATAGCCGCGGCGGATCAGCTCGCGCGCGAGGTCCGCCTGCAAGTCGGAGAACGCGAGCACGAGATCGGGCCGCAGGGCGTCGATCCTGTCGAAGCGCGCGTTGATGAACGCCGAGACCTTCGGCTTGCGCCGCGCCTCCGGCGGCCGCACCGTGTAACCGGACACACCGACGACGCGGTCCCCTTCGCCGAGCAGGTACAGCGTCTCGGTCGTCTCTTCGGTCAGGCAGACGATGCGTGATGGATATCGTGACACGGCGAGACGCGCGACGGCAGGTCGGGACGCTTGATCAGTTCCAGGAACTCCATCCGCGTCCGCGCATCATGCTGGAAGCCGCCGAGCATGGCGCTGGTGATGGCGAACGAGTTCTGCTTCTCGACCCCGCGCATCGCCATGCACAGGTGCGTGGCCTCGATGACCACCGCGACGCCGAGCGGGTCGATCTTCTCGCGGATGGTGTCGGCGATCTGACTGGTCATCCGCTCCTGAATCTGCAGCCTGCGGGCGAACACTTCGACCAGGCGCGGAATCTTGCTCAAGCCGATCACCTTGCCCTTGGGAATGTAGGCGATGTGGCAGCGGCCGAAGAACGGCAGCAGATGGTGCTCGCACAGGCTGTAGAAGTCGATGTCCTTGACGATCACCATCTCGTTATAATCGACCGTGAACAGCGCGTTGTTGAGGACCGTGTCCACGTCGGCCGCGTAGCCGCTCGTCAGGAAGCGCAGCGCTTTCTCGACGCGCTTCGGGGTGTCGAGCAGCCCCTCGCGCGCGGGATCCTCCCCGAGCTCGGCGAGCAGCCGGCGGATTATTTCCTGCATGCTCTTATTGTATCTACTCCTCGCGGTGGGAGCCTTTCGCCTGCAGGCGGACGATCCCGATGCGCTGTACAGCCGACGCGAGCACCTCGCGAGCGCGCAGCGCGCCGAAGCCATCTGGGCGGAGCGGCTGATCAGGAATCCGGGAGACTTCGAGTCGGCGTGGAAGCTCGCCCGCGCGCGCTACTGGCTCGGCGGCCACGCCGAGGAGAAGAAGCGCAAAGCCTACCTCGAGGCGGGCATCGCCGCCGGGCGCGCCGCCGCCGCCATCGCCCCGGCCAGACCCGAGGGGCATTTCTGGATCGCGGCGAACATGGGCGCGCTGGCGGAATCGTTCGGTCTGCGCCAGGGGCTGAAGTATCGCGGCGACATCAAGGCCGCGCTGGAAACCGTGCTGCGCCTGGATCCCGCGTTCCAGCACGGATCGGCGGACCGCGCGCTCGGCCGCTGGTACTTCAAGGTGCCGGGCCTGTTCGGCGGCAGCGACAAGAAGTCCGAGGAGCACCTGCGCAAATCGCTCACCTACAATCCCAACAGCAGCGTGTCGCTCTTCTTCCTCGCCGAAACG
This region of Vicinamibacterales bacterium genomic DNA includes:
- the folE gene encoding GTP cyclohydrolase I FolE, which codes for MQEIIRRLLAELGEDPAREGLLDTPKRVEKALRFLTSGYAADVDTVLNNALFTVDYNEMVIVKDIDFYSLCEHHLLPFFGRCHIAYIPKGKVIGLSKIPRLVEVFARRLQIQERMTSQIADTIREKIDPLGVAVVIEATHLCMAMRGVEKQNSFAITSAMLGGFQHDARTRMEFLELIKRPDLPSRVSPCHDIHHASSA
- a CDS encoding TRAP transporter TatT component family protein, which encodes MGAFRLQADDPDALYSRREHLASAQRAEAIWAERLIRNPGDFESAWKLARARYWLGGHAEEKKRKAYLEAGIAAGRAAAAIAPARPEGHFWIAANMGALAESFGLRQGLKYRGDIKAALETVLRLDPAFQHGSADRALGRWYFKVPGLFGGSDKKSEEHLRKSLTYNPNSSVSLFFLAETLIELKKKDEARAVLQKLIDAPVDPEWAPEDREFKQKGAALRAALR